One Kitasatospora sp. NBC_01287 DNA window includes the following coding sequences:
- a CDS encoding transglycosylase family protein produces the protein MLPTTGTTRPSRTTRRVIAATGLLGLGLSLPCITATTASAASVSTWDKVAQCESTGDWSINTGNGYYGGLQFSASTWAAYGGTQYAAQANQATKDQQIAVAEKVLADQGPGAWPVCSVQAGLTQGGPAPVVNTGSSSTGSTSTPAPSTPAPSAPAQSTPAQSGSTQGSSDQGSSSHGSWGHWNHSQGDQSYTVQAGDWLSTIANAHHVDGGWQKLYDLNKSVLTHGPDVLYPGQHLSLGGSQGTTTSAPASTPAPAPAPAPAVPAQTTAATSSATSAPAASGSMAAAISFAESQVGQAYIYGGTGNGGWDCSGLTQAAMAKAGISIPRVAADQAAASTPVSMNSLQPGDLLFWSNNGQDSGVYHVAIYVGNGQFVEAANPSAGVKYETIANYAPDFAGRV, from the coding sequence ATGCTGCCCACCACCGGCACGACCCGTCCGTCCCGCACCACCCGCCGGGTGATCGCCGCCACCGGTCTGCTGGGCCTCGGCCTGAGCCTGCCGTGCATCACCGCCACCACCGCCTCCGCCGCCTCGGTCTCCACCTGGGACAAGGTCGCCCAGTGCGAGAGCACCGGCGACTGGAGCATCAACACCGGCAACGGCTACTACGGCGGCCTGCAGTTCAGCGCCTCCACCTGGGCCGCCTACGGCGGCACCCAGTACGCCGCGCAGGCCAACCAGGCCACCAAGGACCAGCAGATCGCCGTCGCCGAGAAGGTGCTCGCCGACCAGGGCCCCGGCGCCTGGCCCGTCTGCTCCGTGCAGGCCGGCCTGACCCAGGGCGGCCCCGCCCCGGTCGTCAACACCGGCTCCTCCTCCACCGGCAGCACCAGCACCCCGGCGCCGAGCACCCCCGCCCCCAGCGCCCCGGCGCAGAGCACCCCGGCGCAGAGCGGCTCGACCCAGGGCTCCTCCGACCAGGGCTCCTCGAGCCACGGGAGCTGGGGCCACTGGAACCACTCCCAGGGCGACCAGAGCTACACCGTGCAGGCCGGCGACTGGCTCTCCACCATCGCCAACGCCCACCACGTGGACGGCGGCTGGCAGAAGCTCTACGACCTCAACAAGTCGGTCCTGACCCACGGCCCCGACGTCCTCTACCCGGGCCAGCACCTGTCCCTGGGCGGCTCGCAGGGCACCACCACCTCCGCTCCCGCCAGCACCCCGGCACCGGCACCGGCGCCGGCCCCGGCCGTGCCCGCCCAGACCACCGCCGCCACCAGCAGCGCCACCAGCGCGCCGGCGGCGAGCGGCTCGATGGCCGCGGCGATCAGCTTCGCCGAGTCCCAGGTCGGCCAGGCCTACATCTACGGCGGCACCGGCAACGGCGGCTGGGACTGCTCCGGCCTGACCCAGGCGGCGATGGCCAAGGCCGGGATCTCCATCCCGCGCGTCGCCGCCGACCAGGCCGCCGCCAGCACCCCGGTGTCGATGAACAGCCTGCAGCCGGGCGACCTGCTGTTCTGGTCGAACAACGGCCAGGACTCGGGCGTCTACCACGTCGCCATCTACGTGGGCAACGGCCAGTTCGTCGAGGCCGCCAACCCGAGCGCGGGCGTGAAGTACGAGACCATCGCCAACTACGCCCCGGACTTCGCCGGCCGGGTCTGA
- a CDS encoding DUF397 domain-containing protein: MHHTYNGMAAADLDGVVWQKSRHSNSKGNCVEFAALPDGAVAMRNSRFPNGPALIYTRDEITAMLLGVKDGEFDHLVA, from the coding sequence ATGCACCACACGTACAACGGCATGGCGGCTGCGGACCTCGACGGCGTGGTCTGGCAGAAGAGTCGGCACAGCAACTCCAAGGGAAACTGCGTCGAGTTCGCCGCCCTCCCCGACGGTGCGGTCGCGATGCGCAACTCGCGCTTCCCGAACGGGCCGGCGCTCATCTACACCCGCGACGAGATCACGGCGATGCTGCTCGGCGTCAAGGACGGGGAGTTCGACCACCTGGTGGCCTGA